Proteins encoded together in one Anoxybacillus flavithermus window:
- a CDS encoding metallophosphoesterase: MKRRDFFKTIFSLFVKGALLSTAGYMYAKYVEPQQLTVRRYDVVHPLIPKSFDGCRLLQFSDVHLGYHYSVDHFQRVVKRMNDLDPHVICFTGDLLDEPNQYEHVDAITSLLTQLHAPLGKFCIYGNHDHGGYGTDIYKRMMTASGFRLLVNEWVTIERGHERIAIAGLDDFMLGKPNFAKTVQQLPKETYTIALIHEPDLVTQASVYPFHLQLSGHSHGGQIQLPWIGPLVTPPLAKQYVEGFYDIGQLTLYVNRGLGTTRMPFRFLTPPELTLFTLKAGS, from the coding sequence ATGAAACGACGAGATTTTTTTAAAACGATTTTTTCTTTATTCGTCAAAGGAGCTTTGCTTTCCACTGCCGGATACATGTACGCAAAGTATGTAGAACCGCAACAGTTGACGGTACGGCGATATGATGTCGTCCATCCGCTCATCCCGAAAAGCTTTGACGGATGCCGACTGCTTCAGTTTAGCGATGTACATTTAGGGTATCATTATTCTGTTGACCATTTTCAACGGGTCGTGAAACGAATGAATGACCTCGATCCGCATGTCATTTGTTTTACAGGAGATTTACTAGATGAACCGAATCAATATGAACATGTCGATGCGATTACATCGCTGCTCACCCAACTTCACGCTCCGCTAGGGAAATTTTGCATTTACGGAAACCACGATCATGGCGGATACGGAACAGACATATATAAACGAATGATGACAGCAAGCGGATTTCGACTACTTGTCAATGAATGGGTAACGATTGAACGAGGACATGAACGAATTGCGATCGCGGGGTTAGATGATTTTATGCTCGGTAAGCCTAATTTCGCCAAAACGGTGCAACAGTTGCCGAAAGAAACGTACACGATCGCTTTAATTCATGAACCTGACCTTGTGACGCAAGCGAGCGTCTATCCGTTTCATCTTCAATTGTCAGGTCATAGCCATGGGGGACAAATTCAACTGCCTTGGATCGGCCCGCTCGTAACCCCTCCGCTTGCGAAACAGTATGTTGAAGGATTTTATGACATCGGGCAGCTCACCTTGTACGTCAATCGCGGACTTGGTACGACGCGCATGCCGTTTCGCTTTTTAACGCCGCCAGAACTTACGTTGTTTACGTTAAAAGCCGGGTCATAA
- the crcB gene encoding fluoride efflux transporter CrcB, protein MMYVALGGALGAWCRYKLGIWLMRWTKQSPVPLSILFINWIGSFGLGIALAYDVQSVGVTVGFFGAFTTFSTFSVEALQLLLGKQYKEAFLYISASIIGSICLFQAGFML, encoded by the coding sequence ATGATGTATGTCGCACTTGGTGGCGCGTTAGGGGCGTGGTGTCGGTACAAGCTTGGCATATGGCTGATGCGTTGGACGAAACAGTCACCTGTGCCTCTTTCCATTTTATTTATTAACTGGATCGGTTCGTTTGGGCTCGGTATCGCGCTTGCCTACGACGTCCAGTCGGTTGGAGTGACGGTCGGATTTTTCGGCGCGTTTACGACGTTTTCAACATTTAGCGTCGAAGCTTTACAGCTGTTATTGGGCAAACAATATAAAGAAGCGTTTTTGTACATAAGCGCTTCAATCATTGGGAGCATATGCTTGTTTCAAGCCGGGTTCATGTTATGA
- a CDS encoding fluoride efflux transporter FluC, which produces MKESGAVAIGGAFGALCRYGVALLFPFLTFPWGTLFVNYIGSFLLGALTSYVGKGKMAEWLRLAIGTGFCGGLTTMSTFSKETVVLWHVQIASASLYVVASLVGGLLLCYAGIYVGERVGARSVGEAS; this is translated from the coding sequence ATGAAAGAAAGCGGAGCGGTCGCCATTGGGGGAGCATTCGGAGCGTTATGCCGATACGGCGTTGCGCTTCTTTTCCCGTTTCTTACATTTCCGTGGGGAACGTTGTTTGTCAATTACATCGGTTCGTTTTTGCTTGGCGCATTGACTTCTTACGTCGGAAAAGGAAAAATGGCTGAATGGTTGCGGCTTGCGATTGGTACAGGATTTTGCGGCGGATTGACGACGATGTCGACGTTTAGTAAGGAAACGGTCGTGTTATGGCACGTACAGATCGCTAGCGCAAGTTTGTATGTTGTCGCTTCACTTGTTGGTGGCTTGCTTCTTTGTTATGCAGGAATATATGTCGGTGAACGAGTTGGTGCAAGAAGCGTAGGTGAGGCGTCATGA
- a CDS encoding RNA degradosome polyphosphate kinase, producing MDFSHPRYYNNRELSWLAFNERVLQEAMDERNPLLERLKFLAIFSSNLDEFFMVRVAGLKDQVKAGFNKPENKAGLTPKEQLKKIAKKTHELVKLQYDMYNRTLLPMLRAEGVHLLAPNEWNDEQTTYLQSYFMKNIFPVLTPMAVDAYRPFPMLLDKSLNLAIVLDDDERKKLAIVQVPAVLNRFIPLPTNNDIRAYALLEDVITTFIHTLFKGYTVLSVTQFRITRNADLTIHEEGARDLLKEIEKELKKRKWGAAVRLEMSKKGFDEWVLDYLLDELEIHEKDVYKIDGPIDLTFLFSFYHEVARYKEHLIFETLIPQPPKDLDDEEDVFEKAKERDLLFHHPYESFEPVIDFISDAADDPDVLAIKQTLYRVSGDSPIIEALKRAAENGKQVTVLVELRARFDEENNVQWAKELERAGCHVIYGMTHLKTHSKITLIVRQKHGKIERFVHLGTGNYNDATAKVYTDFGFITANEQFGEDATNFFNYLSGYMEKPEFHHLVVAPFDLRQQFLQLIDEEIRYHKQYGDGRIIAKMNSLTDKQLIMKLYEASQAGVQIDLIVRGICCLRPQMKGVSENIRVRSIVGRFLEHSRVYYFHHHGKERVFLSSADWMTRNMDRRIEILFPIFRQQLKERLIEVLHILLSDNVKAREQNEDGEYEYVKRKEDEEEVDSQMMLFQMAYDVADDEE from the coding sequence ATGGATTTTAGTCATCCGCGTTATTACAATAACCGCGAATTAAGTTGGCTCGCATTTAACGAGCGCGTCTTGCAAGAGGCAATGGATGAGCGCAATCCGCTATTAGAACGATTAAAATTTTTAGCGATTTTTAGTTCGAATTTAGATGAATTTTTTATGGTGCGCGTGGCCGGTTTAAAAGACCAAGTGAAGGCTGGTTTTAATAAGCCAGAAAATAAAGCCGGGTTAACGCCGAAAGAACAGTTGAAAAAAATTGCGAAAAAAACGCACGAGCTTGTCAAGTTGCAGTATGACATGTACAATCGGACGTTGTTGCCGATGCTACGTGCTGAAGGGGTACATTTGCTTGCCCCAAATGAATGGAACGACGAACAAACAACGTATTTGCAGTCGTATTTTATGAAAAACATCTTTCCTGTTTTAACGCCGATGGCTGTCGATGCGTATCGTCCGTTTCCGATGTTGCTAGATAAAAGTTTAAACTTGGCGATCGTTCTTGATGACGATGAGCGAAAAAAATTAGCGATTGTACAAGTGCCGGCTGTGTTAAATCGTTTTATCCCTCTCCCGACGAACAACGATATTCGCGCTTATGCGCTGTTAGAGGATGTCATTACGACGTTTATTCATACGCTATTTAAAGGGTATACGGTGCTGTCTGTCACGCAATTTCGCATTACGCGCAATGCGGATTTAACGATTCATGAAGAAGGGGCGCGCGATTTATTAAAAGAAATTGAAAAAGAGTTAAAAAAGCGGAAATGGGGCGCAGCGGTGCGGCTTGAAATGAGCAAAAAAGGATTTGACGAATGGGTGCTCGATTATTTATTAGATGAGCTAGAAATTCACGAAAAAGATGTGTACAAAATAGATGGGCCGATTGATTTGACGTTTTTATTTTCGTTTTATCATGAAGTGGCGCGCTACAAAGAACATTTGATTTTTGAAACGCTCATTCCGCAGCCGCCAAAAGACTTAGATGATGAAGAAGACGTATTTGAAAAAGCGAAAGAGCGCGATTTATTGTTTCATCATCCGTATGAGTCGTTTGAGCCAGTAATTGATTTTATTTCCGATGCGGCAGATGACCCAGATGTGTTGGCAATTAAACAGACGCTGTATCGCGTCAGTGGCGATTCGCCAATTATTGAAGCGTTAAAGCGTGCAGCAGAAAACGGCAAACAAGTGACCGTTCTCGTCGAATTAAGAGCGCGGTTTGATGAAGAAAATAACGTGCAATGGGCGAAAGAGCTTGAGAGAGCAGGCTGCCATGTCATTTATGGCATGACGCATTTAAAAACGCATAGTAAAATTACGTTAATCGTTCGGCAAAAACATGGAAAAATTGAGCGGTTCGTTCATTTAGGAACAGGCAATTATAACGATGCGACTGCCAAAGTGTACACCGATTTCGGTTTCATTACTGCAAACGAACAATTTGGCGAAGATGCGACAAACTTTTTTAATTATTTAAGCGGCTATATGGAAAAGCCTGAGTTTCATCATTTAGTCGTCGCTCCGTTTGATTTACGACAACAATTTTTACAACTGATCGATGAAGAAATTCGTTACCATAAACAATACGGCGACGGACGCATCATCGCGAAAATGAATTCGCTGACGGATAAACAGCTCATCATGAAGTTATATGAAGCGTCACAAGCAGGGGTACAAATCGATTTAATTGTGCGGGGGATTTGTTGTTTGCGTCCACAAATGAAAGGAGTAAGTGAAAATATTCGCGTTCGCAGCATCGTCGGCCGCTTTTTAGAACATAGCCGCGTTTATTATTTTCATCATCATGGAAAAGAACGCGTCTTTTTATCGTCTGCCGATTGGATGACGCGCAATATGGATCGCCGCATCGAAATTTTATTCCCGATTTTCCGTCAACAATTAAAAGAGCGGCTTATTGAGGTGTTACACATTTTGCTTTCTGATAACGTCAAAGCGCGCGAACAAAATGAAGATGGCGAGTACGAATATGTGAAACGAAAAGAAGACGAAGAAGAAGTCGATAGCCAAATGATGTTGTTTCAAATGGCGTATGATGTGGCAGACGATGAAGAATGA
- a CDS encoding Ppx/GppA family phosphatase: MKYGIIDIGSNTMRLVIYEQSKSGRLRERENVKIAARLRNYLTEDGVFTEEGLRVLLDGLLTFQDVTRFHRLHDVKCVATATIRQARNRDDIVRIVAERTDFRIRILSEYEEAYYGFLAVIQSTSFHEGITIDIGGGSTEVTYFYNRELVDYHSFPFGALSLKREFVAGDVPTDEELQTLRGYIEKQFQSLPWLKQRKLPIIAIGGSARNVVQVHQMLQNYPIAGIHQYEMKREHIIQVKKYLRSLTFDQLQKVEALSKDRADLIIPAVEVFQTLYETVDATTFILSRKGLRDGIFYEQFGPTVFPSVLDESFFELAQDYEVNTNHVQHVLKLVIQLFEQMRALALFPLTGEDLILLKRATHVFYLGQYVDEEASSQHTFYILANRTIDGLSHRDRVQLALVASFKNKTLFKQYVQPFHTWFTRAEQKKLRFLGALLKFAYSLNDTKRNVVNRLQLELQQETIVIHIFCNQSFKAEEYQAEKHKKHVEKMLKRPILLQFHMEG; the protein is encoded by the coding sequence TTGAAATACGGCATTATTGATATTGGCTCAAATACGATGCGCCTCGTCATTTACGAACAAAGCAAAAGCGGTCGTTTACGAGAAAGGGAAAACGTAAAAATTGCCGCCCGTTTGCGCAATTATTTAACAGAAGATGGTGTGTTTACGGAGGAAGGGCTACGTGTGCTTTTAGATGGTCTTTTGACGTTTCAAGACGTAACGCGCTTTCATCGCCTGCACGATGTGAAATGCGTCGCGACCGCCACAATTCGTCAAGCGCGCAACCGCGACGACATCGTTCGCATCGTTGCTGAACGGACCGACTTTCGTATTCGTATTTTATCCGAATACGAAGAAGCATACTACGGTTTTTTAGCGGTCATTCAATCGACATCGTTTCACGAAGGGATTACGATTGATATCGGCGGTGGAAGTACGGAAGTGACGTATTTTTACAATCGTGAACTTGTCGATTATCATAGCTTTCCGTTCGGTGCGTTATCGCTAAAGCGCGAATTTGTCGCTGGGGATGTTCCGACGGATGAAGAATTACAAACGTTGCGGGGATACATTGAAAAGCAATTTCAATCGCTTCCATGGCTAAAACAACGAAAACTTCCGATCATTGCGATTGGCGGAAGCGCCCGCAACGTCGTGCAAGTGCATCAAATGCTGCAAAACTATCCGATTGCCGGCATTCATCAATACGAAATGAAACGGGAACATATCATTCAAGTGAAAAAATATTTGCGCTCGCTCACGTTCGACCAGCTACAAAAAGTGGAGGCGTTATCGAAAGACCGAGCCGACTTAATTATTCCCGCCGTTGAAGTATTTCAAACGTTATATGAAACGGTCGATGCGACGACGTTTATTTTAAGCCGAAAAGGGTTGCGCGACGGCATTTTTTACGAACAGTTTGGACCGACGGTGTTTCCCAGCGTATTAGATGAAAGTTTTTTTGAATTAGCCCAAGACTACGAAGTAAATACAAACCACGTGCAGCACGTATTAAAACTAGTCATTCAACTGTTTGAACAAATGCGTGCGCTCGCTCTTTTCCCATTGACGGGAGAAGACCTCATTTTATTAAAGCGCGCTACTCACGTGTTTTATTTAGGACAATATGTCGATGAAGAAGCGAGCAGTCAACATACGTTTTACATTTTAGCCAATCGAACGATCGACGGCTTAAGCCATCGTGACCGCGTACAGCTCGCGCTTGTCGCTTCGTTTAAAAATAAAACGTTGTTTAAACAATACGTCCAGCCGTTTCACACATGGTTTACACGCGCTGAACAAAAAAAGCTTCGTTTTCTTGGCGCCCTATTAAAATTTGCTTACAGCTTAAACGATACAAAACGAAATGTTGTCAACCGTCTGCAACTTGAACTTCAACAAGAAACGATCGTTATACACATTTTTTGTAATCAATCATTTAAAGCGGAAGAGTATCAAGCCGAAAAACATAAAAAACATGTCGAAAAAATGTTAAAACGACCGATTTTATTACAGTTTCATATGGAGGGATGA
- a CDS encoding YkyB family protein, with protein sequence METVECTVENLSVALFTVNRHAKTALNPSYLYLLKRKTIEKMLEEGKAKKVGLHFSRNPKYSQQKSDVLVAIGAYYFHIPPTKEDFKHLPHLGTLDDSYRNPAVKMPLSQAKRLLQAYTGISPEDVEPKPKRYDWSRPHRFGKTFR encoded by the coding sequence ATGGAAACAGTCGAATGCACCGTGGAAAACTTATCGGTCGCTTTGTTTACTGTCAACCGTCATGCGAAAACGGCGTTAAATCCTTCTTACTTGTATTTGCTGAAGAGAAAAACGATTGAAAAAATGCTCGAAGAAGGAAAAGCGAAAAAAGTTGGGCTTCACTTTTCCCGAAATCCGAAGTACAGCCAGCAAAAGTCGGATGTGCTTGTGGCGATCGGTGCGTATTACTTCCACATACCTCCAACAAAAGAAGACTTCAAGCATTTACCTCATCTCGGTACGTTGGACGATTCTTATCGCAACCCTGCTGTTAAAATGCCGTTGTCTCAAGCCAAACGATTATTACAAGCGTATACAGGCATTTCACCGGAAGACGTAGAGCCGAAACCGAAACGGTACGATTGGTCGCGTCCGCATCGGTTCGGGAAAACGTTTCGCTAA
- a CDS encoding Ger(x)C family spore germination protein → MKWLIVCMLLLSGCVQPRILERQGIITAVGFDKKGKLYEGASVMLSFQTGRSSMSEVIEATNKPGKGFRQALEARTSHDLASGQLRVVVYGKELAEEEGIFKMTDSLQRDASIGSLVYLTVSEPSAKQVIKSKKHEDIPDIGTYLYRLIEENLRSESLLAATLHEFVHSYYDVGKDPVLPYLSMRDDKPIIEKVALFRGDKFVGTVRLDESFYIKILASEYNVGLKNITVSRDDVAPLLIKKEGKKVNIVINEIKTKRKIKLISQKPVPHFRVTVKIKAEILEMSEKMKPITQANIRTLERAIEKQMKKEVEKLLNKLKAYKTDPIGFGEIYDHSVRGLQLTDKQWYKLYDDAKIDVDMQVSILRTGTID, encoded by the coding sequence ATGAAATGGCTCATCGTTTGTATGTTATTATTAAGCGGATGTGTACAGCCACGCATATTAGAAAGGCAAGGAATCATTACGGCCGTTGGGTTTGACAAAAAAGGGAAGTTGTACGAAGGGGCATCCGTGATGCTTTCGTTTCAAACGGGCCGCTCTTCGATGTCCGAAGTGATTGAAGCGACGAACAAACCGGGCAAAGGATTTCGTCAAGCTTTAGAAGCGCGAACGAGCCACGATTTAGCCTCAGGGCAATTACGCGTTGTTGTGTACGGAAAAGAACTAGCGGAGGAAGAAGGCATTTTTAAGATGACCGATTCGTTGCAGCGCGATGCCAGTATCGGATCGCTCGTTTATTTAACCGTTTCCGAACCGAGCGCGAAGCAAGTGATAAAAAGTAAAAAGCATGAAGATATTCCTGACATTGGCACGTACTTATATCGACTAATTGAAGAAAACTTGCGCAGCGAATCATTGCTTGCGGCAACGTTGCATGAGTTTGTTCATAGTTATTACGATGTCGGCAAAGATCCGGTATTGCCTTATTTATCGATGCGCGATGATAAACCGATTATTGAAAAAGTGGCGTTATTTCGCGGAGACAAATTTGTCGGGACGGTACGGCTTGATGAAAGTTTTTATATTAAAATATTAGCTTCCGAATATAACGTCGGGTTGAAAAATATTACAGTATCGCGTGACGATGTCGCCCCGTTATTAATAAAGAAAGAAGGAAAAAAAGTCAATATCGTTATTAATGAAATAAAAACAAAGCGAAAAATCAAACTTATTAGCCAAAAGCCAGTTCCGCATTTTCGTGTCACAGTAAAAATAAAAGCAGAAATTTTAGAGATGTCGGAAAAAATGAAGCCGATTACGCAAGCGAATATACGCACGCTTGAACGCGCGATTGAAAAACAAATGAAAAAAGAAGTGGAGAAACTATTAAATAAACTAAAAGCATACAAAACCGATCCGATCGGCTTCGGGGAAATATACGACCACTCGGTGCGCGGATTGCAGTTGACGGATAAACAATGGTACAAGTTATATGACGACGCAAAAATAGATGTCGATATGCAAGTGTCCATTTTACGTACAGGAACAATTGACTAA
- a CDS encoding GerAB/ArcD/ProY family transporter: MMKTPRERILINAYLVFFLVHDMQIGLGIVGVQRVIFVEARQDAWIAVLLSGLWIHLAVFVIYKTLTLTEHDNIFSLHTFVYGRVLGWIANGAVVVYFLMAYTSILLGYVEMAITWMYPDFPLWGAALILIVLTVYALYGGGFRLVAGVSFLTFFMTIWIAIAAFQPLKYAEWIHLLPILEATPKQMANGVLKTAYTMLGFEVLYIIYPFVKEKERVHRYAQLGVLLTTFLVATVTVIAIAFFSPKQLDVTIWASLSMFKVVKCPFIERFEYVIIPLWLLVILPNLLMFMWAMTRGGKALFHIKQKYMLFVFAFLSFIVAILFQQRATINEFIDQVGWYGFWLSFVYPFILYVFVRIKKWAKGSAK; encoded by the coding sequence ATGATGAAAACGCCACGCGAACGGATATTGATTAACGCTTATCTCGTTTTTTTTCTCGTTCACGACATGCAAATCGGGCTTGGCATCGTCGGCGTGCAGCGCGTCATTTTTGTCGAGGCGCGCCAAGATGCATGGATTGCTGTTTTGCTGAGCGGATTATGGATTCATCTCGCCGTTTTCGTTATATATAAAACGTTAACATTAACGGAACATGACAACATCTTCTCGCTTCATACGTTCGTCTACGGGCGCGTGCTCGGTTGGATCGCCAATGGCGCAGTTGTTGTTTATTTTTTAATGGCGTATACGTCTATTTTGCTTGGTTACGTTGAAATGGCAATCACGTGGATGTACCCTGATTTTCCGCTTTGGGGGGCGGCGCTCATTTTAATTGTTTTAACGGTATATGCCCTATATGGTGGGGGATTTCGGCTCGTTGCGGGCGTTAGTTTTTTAACGTTTTTTATGACGATTTGGATTGCTATCGCCGCTTTTCAACCGTTAAAATATGCCGAATGGATTCACTTATTGCCCATTCTCGAAGCGACACCAAAACAAATGGCAAACGGTGTATTAAAAACAGCATACACAATGCTTGGGTTTGAAGTGTTATATATCATTTATCCGTTTGTGAAAGAAAAAGAGCGCGTTCATCGTTATGCGCAACTTGGTGTGTTATTGACGACATTTCTTGTAGCTACTGTGACGGTCATTGCGATTGCTTTTTTCAGTCCGAAACAACTCGATGTGACCATTTGGGCATCGTTATCGATGTTTAAAGTCGTCAAATGTCCTTTTATTGAACGGTTTGAATACGTCATTATTCCGCTTTGGCTGCTCGTCATTTTACCTAATTTACTTATGTTTATGTGGGCGATGACGCGTGGCGGGAAAGCGCTTTTTCATATAAAGCAAAAATATATGTTATTCGTGTTCGCCTTTCTTTCGTTTATCGTTGCGATATTATTTCAACAGCGTGCCACCATTAACGAATTTATTGATCAAGTCGGATGGTACGGATTTTGGCTTAGTTTTGTTTATCCGTTCATACTGTACGTATTTGTGCGCATAAAAAAATGGGCAAAGGGGAGCGCGAAATGA
- a CDS encoding spore germination protein, translating into MWFTEKNRVDDVAKRLAHSPDLMCRRIQCKGKTVDVLFLNNLINHDQLQQNVLAFIHDQEDVSLKQLTRCLPIGAVRVCETEKEMASYIRDGWACIYIEGETRGLAVNIAEKVERSLEKAETESLVLGPKISFTESIDTNIHILRQNITDQKLVTEKMTIGMRNPLEVRVVYIEDIADEENIQTVKQRLSELHIDEVTDSSVLAQLLEDHAYTIFPQYLLTELPDRLAYSLMKGRIGIFVDRSPTVIICPTTFFSFFESTEDIYLRWTMSIVLRAIRMFGIFSSIFLSPLYVAVITYHYEVIPSALLLTIGESRSRVPFPPVIEALLLEFMIELLREAGARLPTKVGQTMSIVGGIVLGQAAVDAGFTSNVLIIIVALSALGSFTAPSYEMGATIRILRFPIILLAALWGLVGILIGVSMLLVHLLKLTSLGRPYLSPVYPFRLADIKYALVRLPIKFYSQRPKTNRPQNSRRFSWREAAKRKDLDE; encoded by the coding sequence ATGTGGTTTACGGAAAAAAATCGAGTCGATGATGTCGCGAAACGGCTCGCCCACTCGCCAGACTTGATGTGTCGGCGCATCCAATGCAAAGGAAAAACGGTTGACGTCTTATTTTTAAACAATTTAATTAATCATGACCAATTGCAACAAAACGTTCTAGCATTTATTCATGACCAAGAAGACGTATCGTTAAAACAGCTCACTCGCTGTTTGCCAATCGGTGCGGTGCGCGTATGTGAAACAGAAAAAGAGATGGCGTCTTACATACGCGACGGTTGGGCATGTATATATATCGAAGGAGAAACGCGCGGACTTGCCGTTAACATCGCTGAAAAAGTAGAACGGTCGCTTGAAAAGGCAGAGACGGAATCGCTCGTTTTAGGACCAAAAATATCATTTACCGAGTCGATTGATACAAACATTCACATTTTACGTCAAAATATTACCGATCAAAAGTTAGTAACTGAAAAAATGACGATCGGGATGCGCAACCCGCTTGAAGTGCGCGTCGTGTACATCGAAGATATTGCCGATGAAGAAAACATTCAAACGGTGAAACAACGGCTGTCTGAGCTTCACATTGACGAAGTGACCGACAGTTCCGTATTAGCTCAACTATTGGAGGATCATGCGTATACGATTTTTCCGCAATATTTATTAACGGAGCTTCCTGACCGACTAGCGTACAGTTTAATGAAGGGGCGCATCGGCATTTTCGTTGACCGAAGTCCGACCGTCATTATTTGTCCGACGACGTTTTTTAGCTTTTTTGAATCGACAGAAGATATTTATTTACGTTGGACGATGAGCATTGTATTGCGCGCGATTCGCATGTTCGGCATTTTTTCTTCCATTTTCTTATCGCCGCTTTATGTTGCTGTCATTACGTATCATTACGAAGTGATTCCTTCCGCTTTGCTTTTGACGATTGGCGAATCGCGCTCGCGCGTCCCATTTCCTCCCGTCATTGAAGCGTTGCTTCTTGAGTTTATGATTGAACTGTTGCGCGAAGCAGGAGCGCGCTTGCCGACAAAAGTCGGTCAAACGATGAGTATCGTCGGCGGTATCGTCCTTGGACAAGCGGCGGTCGATGCGGGATTTACGAGCAACGTGCTCATTATTATTGTTGCGTTAAGTGCGCTCGGCTCATTTACGGCGCCGAGTTATGAGATGGGCGCAACGATCCGTATTTTACGCTTTCCGATTATTTTATTAGCGGCGCTTTGGGGACTTGTCGGCATATTGATCGGCGTCAGCATGTTGCTCGTTCATTTATTGAAACTCACATCGCTTGGGCGCCCGTACTTGTCACCTGTTTATCCGTTTCGTTTGGCGGATATAAAATATGCGCTCGTTCGCCTTCCAATTAAATTTTATAGCCAACGTCCGAAAACGAACCGTCCGCAAAACTCCCGCCGTTTTTCATGGCGGGAAGCGGCGAAACGAAAGGATTTGGATGAATGA
- a CDS encoding HEAT repeat domain-containing protein, protein MSNPLMLFSLIVVTLWIILLAIFLYLIVQKRKDLRWKKEVETYKRLYEPILLRYVAYGDEQVPAPSSSAQYVAMIELLDHFIRVLANGDVRARVTSLAETYFADYLHKQLYHRRLGRRMNALFYIEDFELRSFLPELENMYEQKRVTTMEKRQLLKMFALFQHPHVYEYMKQTDDSFTQFDYRLILSRMDDETFAKMVDHFFDWNEKIQYAIIDMIGIMQKLAHIPFLLTLLRHEQSEYRIRALKALAEIAFPLDAEQLRPHLQSPIWQERLMALRLCARTVKEELIETIEQLMKDRMFAVRSQAAEALLRMPNGLDILEHIAQTSDDRYARDMALEWLERGREHD, encoded by the coding sequence ATGTCGAATCCACTTATGTTATTTAGTTTGATCGTCGTGACATTATGGATCATTTTGCTAGCGATCTTCCTTTATTTAATTGTGCAAAAAAGAAAAGACTTGCGTTGGAAAAAAGAAGTAGAGACGTACAAACGATTGTACGAACCAATATTACTTCGTTATGTAGCGTACGGAGATGAACAAGTGCCCGCTCCATCTTCGTCTGCGCAATATGTCGCGATGATCGAATTGCTCGACCATTTTATCCGCGTGCTCGCCAACGGAGATGTGAGGGCGCGCGTGACATCGTTAGCTGAAACGTATTTTGCTGACTATTTGCATAAGCAATTGTATCATCGCCGACTCGGCAGACGAATGAACGCCCTCTTTTACATTGAAGATTTTGAGCTTCGCTCCTTTTTGCCCGAATTAGAAAACATGTATGAACAAAAACGTGTGACGACGATGGAAAAGCGCCAACTATTAAAAATGTTTGCGCTTTTTCAACATCCGCACGTATACGAATATATGAAACAAACAGACGATTCATTTACACAGTTTGACTACCGTCTTATTTTATCGCGCATGGATGACGAGACGTTTGCGAAAATGGTCGATCATTTTTTTGATTGGAACGAAAAAATACAATACGCCATCATTGATATGATCGGCATTATGCAAAAATTGGCGCACATTCCGTTTTTACTTACATTGCTCCGACATGAACAAAGCGAATATCGCATTCGTGCGTTAAAGGCGTTAGCAGAAATAGCGTTTCCGCTTGATGCGGAACAACTGCGCCCGCATTTACAATCGCCTATTTGGCAAGAGCGATTGATGGCGCTACGGCTTTGTGCGCGAACGGTAAAAGAAGAGCTCATTGAAACGATTGAACAACTGATGAAAGATCGCATGTTTGCGGTGCGATCGCAAGCAGCGGAAGCTTTGTTGCGCATGCCGAACGGACTGGACATACTCGAACACATTGCGCAAACATCAGACGACCGCTACGCGCGCGATATGGCGCTTGAATGGTTAGAAAGGGGTCGGGAACATGATTGA